The Triticum dicoccoides isolate Atlit2015 ecotype Zavitan chromosome 6A, WEW_v2.0, whole genome shotgun sequence genome has a window encoding:
- the LOC119314696 gene encoding uncharacterized protein LOC119314696 isoform X2, which yields MPTNWWQKWSFLLRKGRKGFTNKTRPSIQKIYKVLALNFRIPRSDVSALFQLSNMQSLWYAALSPPPATLSRPTASLETGAYPYPDSISASPSSLTLEMEA from the exons ATGCCCACCAATTGGTGGCAGAAATGGTCTTTTTTGTTGCGAAAGGGCAGAAAGGGATTTACAAATAAAACAAGGCCaagtatacaaaaaatatacaagg TTCTGGCCTTGAACTTCAGAATCCCTAGGTCTGATGTTAGTGCTCTCTTCCAACTGAGCAAT ATGCAGAGCCTCTGGTACGCGGCTCTGTCGCCGCCACCTGCTACTTTAAGTCGGCCAACGGCCTCGCTGGAAACTGGGGCTTATCCATATCCCGACTCAATCTCCGCGTCGCCCTCCTCACTG ACACTTGAGATGGAGGCCTGA
- the LOC119314696 gene encoding uncharacterized protein LOC119314696 isoform X1 encodes MPTNWWQKWSFLLRKGRKGFTNKTRPSIQKIYKVLALNFRIPRSDVSALFQLSNMQSLWYAALSPPPATLSRPTASLETGAYPYPDSISASPSSLLVIYPKYCSSIWASFSCGCIFACLFCLSPPPRREALCCSLSLHCRRHSASTRLCPVPDKPVVKTLEMEA; translated from the exons ATGCCCACCAATTGGTGGCAGAAATGGTCTTTTTTGTTGCGAAAGGGCAGAAAGGGATTTACAAATAAAACAAGGCCaagtatacaaaaaatatacaagg TTCTGGCCTTGAACTTCAGAATCCCTAGGTCTGATGTTAGTGCTCTCTTCCAACTGAGCAAT ATGCAGAGCCTCTGGTACGCGGCTCTGTCGCCGCCACCTGCTACTTTAAGTCGGCCAACGGCCTCGCTGGAAACTGGGGCTTATCCATATCCCGACTCAATCTCCGCGTCGCCCTCCTCACTG CTCGTCATTTACCCAAAATATTGTTCTTCCATTTGGGCAAGTTTTAGTTGCGGATGCATCTTTGCGTGCTTGTTCTGCTTGAGCCCGCCGCCTCGCCGTGAAGCCCTCTGCTGCAGCCTCTCACTTCACTGTCGACGACACTCTGCTTCAACCCGTCTCTGTCCAGTACCGGACAAACCTGTTGTAAAG ACACTTGAGATGGAGGCCTGA
- the LOC119314695 gene encoding defensin-like protein CAL1, with the protein MALSGRMAASALLLLVLLVATEMGAPTRKVAEARDCLSKSHKFKGACLSSSNCASICRTENFPGGECKLDSFARKCFCKRVC; encoded by the exons ATGGCGCTCTCTGGTCGCATGGCCGCATCCGCCCTCCTCCTTCTGGTCCTCCTCGTCGCCACAG AGATGGGGGCGCCgacgaggaaggtggcggaggCGCGGGACTGCCTGTCCAAGAGCCACAAGTTCAAGGGCGCGTGCCTCAGCAGCAGCAACTGCGCCAGCATCTGCCGCACCGAGAACTTCCCCGGCGGCGAGTGCAAGCTCGACTCCTTCGCGCGCAAGTGCTTCTGCAAGAGGGTCTGCTAG